One genomic window of Catenulispora sp. MAP5-51 includes the following:
- the rpsB gene encoding 30S ribosomal protein S2, with product MAVVTMRQLLESGVHFGHQTRRWNPKMKRFILTERNSIYIIDLQQSLSYIDRAYEFVKQTVAHGGTVMFIGTKKQAQEAIAEQATRVGMPYVNHRWLGGMLTNFSTVYKRIQRLRELEEVDFDDVASSGMTKKELLVMRREKEKLERTLGGIRDMSRVPSAVWIVDTKKEHIAVGEARKLRIPVVAILDTNCDPDEVDYKIPGNDDAIRSVALLTRVVADAVADGLMSRAGNKAAEGEQAGTVAVDEPLADWERDLLAVDDAKAADAVAAEVPAVAEAPAAEAPAAEAVTEAPAAEAATEAPAAEAPAVETAADAPAAEAAAEEAPAETPAAPAEDAQA from the coding sequence ATGGCCGTCGTCACGATGCGCCAGCTCTTGGAGAGCGGCGTGCACTTCGGGCACCAGACCCGGCGCTGGAACCCGAAGATGAAGCGTTTCATCCTCACCGAGCGCAACAGCATCTACATCATCGACCTGCAGCAGTCGCTGTCGTACATCGACCGCGCCTACGAGTTCGTCAAGCAGACCGTCGCGCACGGCGGCACGGTGATGTTCATCGGCACCAAGAAGCAGGCCCAGGAAGCCATCGCCGAGCAGGCGACGCGCGTGGGCATGCCGTACGTGAACCACCGCTGGCTGGGCGGCATGCTGACCAACTTCAGCACCGTCTACAAGCGGATCCAGCGCCTGCGGGAGCTGGAGGAGGTCGACTTCGACGACGTCGCGTCCTCCGGTATGACCAAGAAGGAACTGCTGGTCATGCGCCGTGAGAAGGAGAAGCTCGAGCGCACGCTGGGCGGCATCCGGGACATGTCCCGCGTCCCGTCCGCGGTGTGGATCGTGGACACCAAGAAGGAGCACATCGCGGTCGGCGAGGCGCGCAAGCTGCGCATCCCGGTCGTGGCGATCCTGGACACCAACTGTGACCCGGACGAGGTCGACTACAAGATCCCTGGCAACGACGACGCGATCCGCTCCGTCGCCCTGCTGACCCGCGTGGTCGCCGACGCCGTCGCCGACGGTCTGATGTCCCGCGCCGGCAACAAGGCCGCCGAGGGCGAGCAGGCCGGCACCGTGGCCGTCGACGAGCCGCTGGCCGACTGGGAGCGCGACCTGCTGGCTGTGGACGACGCCAAGGCTGCCGACGCCGTCGCCGCCGAGGTCCCGGCCGTCGCCGAGGCTCCGGCTGCCGAGGCCCCCGCCGCCGAGGCCGTCACCGAGGCTCCGGCTGCCGAGGCCGCCACCGAGGCTCCGGCCGCCGAGGCTCCGGCTGTTGAGACCGCCGCCGACGCCCCGGCCGCTGAGGCCGCCGCCGAGGAGGCCCCGGCCGAGACCCCGGCCGCCCCGGCCGAGGACGCCCAGGCCTGA
- the tsf gene encoding translation elongation factor Ts: protein MANYTAADVKKLRELTAAGMMDCKKALEETDGDLDKAVEFLRVKGLKGVTKREGRSASNGLVASAVDGVAGTLIELNCETDFVAKGEAFQTVAATVLAHVVNAKPADVAALLASELEPGKTVQSYLDEANATLGEKIELRRFAQFHDGYVASYLHKTSPDIPAQIGVLVELDTVNNVGGAERNAEVAKDVAQHIAAFSPSYLTRDEVPADVVENERRLAEETSREEGKPEAALPKIVEGRVNGFFKENVVLEQAFAKDPKKTVAKVLDEAGVSLKRFARFRVGS, encoded by the coding sequence ATGGCGAACTACACCGCCGCCGACGTCAAGAAGCTCCGCGAGCTGACGGCCGCCGGCATGATGGACTGCAAGAAGGCCCTGGAGGAGACCGACGGCGACCTCGACAAGGCTGTCGAGTTTCTGCGCGTCAAGGGCCTGAAGGGCGTCACCAAGCGCGAGGGCCGCTCGGCCTCCAACGGCCTGGTCGCCAGTGCCGTGGACGGTGTGGCCGGCACCCTGATCGAGCTGAACTGCGAGACCGACTTCGTCGCCAAGGGCGAGGCCTTCCAGACCGTCGCGGCCACCGTGCTCGCGCACGTCGTGAACGCCAAGCCGGCCGACGTCGCCGCGCTGCTGGCCTCCGAGCTGGAGCCGGGCAAGACCGTCCAGTCCTACCTGGACGAGGCGAACGCCACCCTGGGTGAGAAGATCGAGCTGCGCCGCTTCGCGCAGTTCCACGACGGCTACGTCGCCTCCTACCTGCACAAGACCTCCCCGGACATCCCGGCCCAGATCGGCGTCCTGGTCGAGCTCGACACTGTGAACAATGTCGGCGGAGCCGAACGGAACGCCGAGGTCGCCAAGGACGTCGCGCAGCACATCGCCGCGTTCTCGCCGTCCTACCTGACCCGCGACGAGGTCCCGGCCGACGTCGTCGAGAACGAGCGCCGTCTGGCCGAGGAGACCTCCCGCGAGGAGGGCAAGCCGGAGGCCGCGCTGCCGAAGATCGTCGAGGGTCGCGTCAACGGCTTCTTCAAGGAGAACGTCGTCCTGGAGCAGGCCTTCGCCAAGGACCCGAAGAAGACCGTCGCCAAGGTTCTGGACGAGGCCGGCGTTTCGCTTAAGCGTTTCGCGCGGTTCCGTGTCGGTAGCTGA
- the pyrH gene encoding UMP kinase, translating into MKETNKETDTAAVPSRSEKNRRVLLKLSGEVFGGGQIGVDPEVVKSIAKEIADVVSEGGVEVAVVVGGGNFFRGAELSQHGMERSRADYMGMLGTVMNCLALQDFLEKLGIPTRVQSAITMSQVAEPYIPRRAIRHLEKGRVVIFGAGAGMPYFSTDTTAAQRALEIHAESILMAKQGTDGVYDSDPNKNPDAVKYDTLSYDEFLARNLKIADATSVSLCRDNGMPIVVFGLQLGNIARAIRGEKLGTVIGPAH; encoded by the coding sequence GTGAAGGAAACCAATAAGGAAACCGACACGGCGGCGGTTCCTTCGCGTTCTGAAAAGAACCGCAGGGTTCTGCTCAAGCTTTCCGGCGAGGTGTTCGGCGGCGGGCAGATCGGCGTGGACCCGGAAGTCGTCAAGAGCATCGCCAAGGAGATCGCGGACGTCGTCTCCGAGGGCGGCGTCGAGGTCGCGGTCGTGGTCGGCGGCGGCAACTTCTTCCGCGGCGCGGAGCTGTCCCAGCACGGCATGGAGCGCTCCCGCGCGGACTACATGGGCATGCTGGGCACGGTCATGAACTGCCTGGCGCTTCAGGACTTCCTGGAGAAGCTGGGCATCCCCACCCGGGTGCAGAGCGCGATCACCATGAGCCAGGTCGCCGAGCCCTACATCCCGCGCCGCGCGATCCGGCACTTGGAGAAGGGCCGCGTGGTGATCTTCGGCGCGGGCGCCGGCATGCCGTACTTCTCCACCGACACCACCGCCGCGCAGCGCGCGCTGGAGATCCACGCCGAGTCCATCCTGATGGCCAAGCAGGGGACCGACGGCGTGTACGACTCCGACCCGAACAAGAACCCGGACGCGGTCAAGTACGACACGCTGTCCTACGACGAGTTCCTGGCGCGCAATCTGAAGATCGCGGACGCCACCTCGGTCTCCCTGTGCCGGGACAACGGCATGCCGATCGTGGTGTTCGGCCTGCAGTTGGGCAACATCGCGCGGGCCATCCGCGGGGAGAAGCTCGGGACCGTCATCGGACCGGCGCACTGA
- the frr gene encoding ribosome recycling factor, whose product MDKAVEVAKEDLSGVRTGRANPAMFSKLTAEYYGAATPLSQMASFQVQDARMVVISPYDKTALAAIERSIRDSDLGVNPTNDGQIIRVVFPQLTEERRKEYIKVARAKGEDAKISIRNIRRHAKETLDKLAKDGEAGEDDVRRAEKHLDELTQKHTAQIDEMLKHKESELLEV is encoded by the coding sequence ATGGACAAGGCCGTCGAGGTCGCCAAGGAGGATCTGTCGGGGGTCCGCACCGGCCGAGCCAACCCGGCGATGTTCAGCAAGCTGACCGCCGAGTACTACGGCGCCGCCACTCCGCTGAGCCAGATGGCCTCCTTCCAGGTCCAGGACGCGCGCATGGTGGTCATCTCCCCGTATGACAAGACGGCGCTGGCCGCGATCGAGCGCTCGATCCGCGACAGCGACCTGGGTGTGAACCCGACCAACGACGGCCAGATCATCCGCGTGGTGTTCCCGCAGCTCACCGAGGAGCGCCGCAAGGAGTACATCAAGGTGGCCCGCGCCAAGGGCGAGGACGCCAAGATCTCCATCCGCAACATCCGCCGGCATGCCAAGGAGACCCTGGACAAGCTGGCCAAGGACGGCGAGGCCGGCGAGGACGACGTGCGCCGCGCCGAGAAGCACCTGGACGAGCTGACGCAGAAGCACACCGCGCAGATCGACGAGATGCTCAAGCACAAGGAATCCGAGCTGCTGGAGGTCTGA
- a CDS encoding phosphatidate cytidylyltransferase, whose product MASTQTRRGEAQAPGEGPGGGGAGRSGAGARGSGGPGGPGGPGGPAGPGGYGGPSGPSGPNGPGSGAGGYGGPGGPNGPGPGSGARGAGGGNPGNAGAAPGKPSGRAGRNLPAAIGVGVGLGAVLLGTLFLRGAFAVVVAIAVVIGVRELAQAMGTRDIRVPWPPIAVGGLGMIAGSWFGGPTAMVAVLAMTALAVLVWRMAEGADGFLRDATAGLFTLVYVPMLASFAVLMLAQDNGYKRVILFLLLPIANDTGGYATGVFFGKHKLAPKISPGKTWEGLAGSLIVTAAVGAVGITQMLDGKVWQGVLLGIAGVAAATLGDLVESVIKRDLGIKDMGNLLPGHGGIMDRLDSMLATVPVAWLLLSLFLGWK is encoded by the coding sequence ATGGCATCCACGCAGACCAGGCGCGGTGAGGCCCAGGCCCCCGGCGAGGGGCCGGGAGGCGGCGGCGCCGGGCGCTCCGGCGCCGGTGCGCGGGGCTCCGGCGGACCTGGTGGCCCCGGTGGCCCTGGCGGACCTGCCGGCCCGGGCGGCTACGGCGGGCCCAGCGGCCCAAGCGGCCCCAACGGTCCCGGTTCCGGCGCGGGCGGTTACGGCGGCCCTGGCGGCCCCAACGGTCCCGGTCCCGGTTCCGGCGCACGCGGCGCGGGCGGCGGCAACCCCGGCAACGCGGGCGCGGCCCCGGGCAAGCCCTCCGGCCGGGCCGGGCGCAACCTGCCGGCCGCCATCGGCGTCGGCGTGGGCCTGGGCGCGGTGCTGCTCGGCACGCTCTTCCTGCGAGGCGCGTTCGCGGTGGTCGTCGCGATCGCGGTGGTGATAGGCGTCCGCGAACTGGCGCAGGCGATGGGCACCCGGGACATCCGAGTGCCATGGCCGCCGATCGCCGTCGGCGGGCTGGGCATGATCGCCGGCTCCTGGTTCGGCGGCCCGACCGCGATGGTCGCGGTGCTGGCCATGACCGCGCTGGCGGTGCTGGTCTGGCGGATGGCCGAGGGCGCGGACGGCTTCCTGCGCGACGCCACCGCGGGCCTGTTCACCCTGGTCTACGTCCCGATGCTGGCCTCGTTCGCGGTGCTGATGCTGGCCCAGGACAACGGCTACAAGCGCGTCATCCTGTTCCTGTTGCTCCCGATCGCCAACGACACCGGCGGGTACGCCACCGGCGTCTTCTTCGGCAAGCACAAGCTGGCGCCGAAGATCTCGCCCGGCAAGACCTGGGAGGGCCTGGCCGGCTCGCTGATCGTGACCGCCGCGGTGGGCGCCGTGGGGATCACGCAGATGCTCGACGGCAAGGTCTGGCAGGGCGTCCTGCTCGGCATCGCGGGGGTGGCCGCGGCCACGCTCGGCGACCTCGTCGAGTCCGTGATCAAGCGCGACCTCGGGATCAAGGACATGGGGAACCTGCTCCCCGGCCACGGCGGCATCATGGACCGGCTGGACTCGATGCTGGCCACCGTTCCGGTGGCGTGGCTGCTGCTGAGCTTGTTCCTCGGCTGGAAGTAG
- a CDS encoding alpha/beta fold hydrolase produces the protein MTLHTAEVRADGSAIRWTELPGAEPARVFLHGLGGSSSHCFAEVAASDGLRGRRSLLLDLLGFGISDRPVDADYALVEHADWVATALREAGVSGAQVLAHSMGGSVAIVLALRHPDLVASLVLIDSNLDPAPEIPRPGSSQIARYGETVFLLGGGYEETLERVNPGWRATMRLAGAVALYRSAADLVKFEGRAILKTLDIPRAYLYPHADGDLAGADELAAAGVHVMAVPDCGHNITLDNPAGFVEAVLAVEAATAVAAVLAA, from the coding sequence CCGCTGGACCGAGCTGCCCGGGGCCGAGCCGGCCCGCGTCTTCCTCCACGGCCTCGGCGGCAGCTCCAGCCACTGCTTCGCCGAGGTCGCCGCGAGCGACGGCCTGCGCGGGCGGCGCTCGCTGCTGCTGGACCTGCTCGGCTTCGGGATCAGCGACCGCCCCGTCGACGCCGACTACGCGCTGGTGGAGCACGCCGACTGGGTCGCGACCGCGCTGCGGGAAGCCGGCGTGTCCGGCGCGCAGGTGCTCGCGCACAGCATGGGCGGCTCCGTCGCGATCGTGCTGGCACTCAGACATCCAGACCTGGTCGCGAGCCTGGTGCTGATCGACTCGAACCTGGATCCGGCGCCGGAGATCCCGCGCCCCGGTTCCTCGCAGATCGCACGGTACGGCGAGACCGTGTTCCTGCTCGGGGGCGGCTACGAGGAGACGCTGGAGCGCGTGAACCCGGGGTGGCGCGCGACGATGCGGCTGGCCGGCGCGGTGGCCCTGTATCGCAGCGCGGCGGACCTGGTGAAGTTCGAGGGACGCGCGATCCTGAAGACCCTGGACATCCCCCGGGCCTACCTCTACCCGCACGCCGACGGCGACCTGGCGGGGGCCGATGAGCTGGCCGCCGCAGGCGTCCATGTCATGGCGGTGCCGGATTGCGGCCACAACATCACGCTGGACAATCCGGCGGGCTTTGTCGAAGCGGTTCTGGCAGTCGAAGCCGCTACAGCGGTCGCCGCGGTGCTCGCCGCTTAA